One genomic window of Pseudoxanthomonas sp. includes the following:
- the rplL gene encoding 50S ribosomal protein L7/L12: protein MSLSNEQIVDAIAEKTLMEVMELVKAIEEKFGVSAAAPVAAAGPAAAAAVVEEATEFNVILKDAGAKKVDVIKAVRAITGLGLKEAKDLTEAGGVLKEAVSKEDAEKYKKDLEAAGATVEVKAS, encoded by the coding sequence ATGTCCCTGTCCAACGAACAGATCGTCGACGCCATCGCTGAAAAGACCCTCATGGAAGTCATGGAGCTGGTCAAGGCGATCGAAGAAAAGTTTGGCGTTTCCGCCGCCGCTCCGGTGGCTGCTGCTGGCCCGGCCGCTGCCGCTGCCGTGGTTGAAGAAGCGACCGAGTTCAACGTCATCCTGAAGGATGCCGGCGCCAAGAAGGTCGACGTCATCAAGGCTGTCCGCGCCATCACCGGCCTGGGCCTGAAGGAAGCCAAGGACCTCACCGAGGCCGGCGGCGTCCTGAAGGAAGCCGTGTCGAAGGAAGACGCAGAGAAGTACAAGAAGGACCTCGAAGCTGCCGGTGCGACCGTCGAAGTCAAGGCTTCTTAA
- the rplK gene encoding 50S ribosomal protein L11, with translation MAKKVVGYIKLQVKAGQANPSPPVGPALGQRGLNIMEFCKAFNAATQKLEPGLPTPVIITAYSDRTFTFITKSTPASVLLKKAVGIQSGSKRPNTEKVGKVTRKQLEEIAKAKEADLTAADLDAAVRTIAGSARSMGLTVEG, from the coding sequence ATGGCAAAGAAAGTTGTCGGTTACATCAAGCTGCAGGTGAAGGCCGGTCAGGCCAATCCCTCGCCGCCGGTCGGTCCTGCGCTGGGTCAGCGCGGCCTGAACATCATGGAGTTCTGCAAGGCGTTCAACGCCGCAACGCAGAAGCTCGAGCCGGGTCTGCCGACCCCGGTCATCATCACGGCCTATTCGGACCGTACCTTCACCTTCATCACCAAGTCGACCCCGGCTTCGGTGCTGCTGAAGAAGGCTGTCGGCATCCAGTCCGGCTCCAAGCGCCCGAACACCGAAAAGGTGGGCAAGGTCACCCGCAAGCAGCTCGAAGAGATCGCCAAGGCGAAGGAAGCCGACCTGACTGCAGCGGACCTGGATGCAGCGGTGCGCACGATTGCGGGCTCGGCCCGTTCCATGGGTCTGACGGTCGAGGGCTGA
- the rplA gene encoding 50S ribosomal protein L1, with protein MAMNKRQKAILAAVTPGKAYGFDEALSILKSATKAKFVESIDVAVRLGVDAKKSDQQVRGSTVLPAGTGKSVRVAVFAPAGAKADEALAAGAEAVGMDDLAEKMQAGDLNYDVVIATPDAMRVVGKLGTLLGPRGLMPNPKVGTVSANPAEAVKNAKSGQVRYRTDKAGIIHCTIGKASFEGEALKGNLQALLADLIKAKPATAKGQYLQKISISSTMGPGVMVDQSSLSLK; from the coding sequence ATGGCAATGAACAAGCGACAGAAGGCCATCCTGGCCGCAGTGACCCCCGGCAAGGCCTATGGCTTTGACGAGGCCCTGAGCATCCTCAAGAGCGCCACCAAGGCCAAGTTCGTCGAGTCGATCGACGTGGCCGTGCGCCTGGGCGTGGACGCCAAGAAGTCCGACCAGCAGGTGCGCGGTTCCACCGTGCTGCCGGCCGGTACCGGCAAGTCGGTCCGCGTGGCGGTGTTCGCACCGGCCGGTGCCAAGGCTGACGAAGCCCTGGCCGCTGGCGCCGAAGCCGTGGGCATGGACGATCTGGCCGAGAAGATGCAGGCCGGCGACCTGAACTACGACGTGGTCATCGCGACTCCGGACGCGATGCGCGTGGTCGGTAAGCTCGGCACGCTGCTGGGCCCGCGCGGCCTGATGCCGAACCCGAAGGTCGGCACTGTTTCGGCCAACCCGGCCGAAGCCGTGAAGAATGCCAAGTCGGGTCAGGTGCGTTACCGCACCGACAAGGCCGGCATCATCCACTGCACCATTGGCAAGGCCTCGTTCGAAGGCGAAGCGCTGAAGGGCAACCTGCAGGCGCTGCTGGCTGACCTGATCAAGGCCAAGCCGGCGACCGCCAAGGGCCAGTACCTGCAGAAGATTTCGATCAGCTCCACGATGGGTCCCGGCGTGATGGTGGACCAGTCCTCGCTGAGCCTGAAGTAA
- the secE gene encoding preprotein translocase subunit SecE, with protein sequence MNSKIQQSKAAGTSSGDIAKYVATAVLVVAGLVAWWWFAGQWVTPLRALAVVVGLVAGAAVFISTAKGKDTVEFLSESRFELRKVVWPTRQESLRMTWVVMVVVLILSLILAGFDFVIQWMIEKLFTMGR encoded by the coding sequence ATGAACAGCAAGATCCAACAATCGAAGGCAGCAGGCACGTCCAGTGGCGACATCGCCAAGTACGTGGCGACAGCCGTGCTGGTCGTTGCCGGTCTGGTGGCGTGGTGGTGGTTCGCGGGCCAGTGGGTCACTCCGCTGCGCGCGCTGGCCGTCGTTGTCGGCCTGGTGGCTGGCGCAGCAGTGTTCATCTCCACGGCAAAGGGCAAGGACACGGTTGAGTTCCTGTCCGAGTCCCGCTTCGAGCTGCGCAAGGTGGTCTGGCCGACGCGCCAGGAATCGCTGCGCATGACCTGGGTGGTGATGGTGGTGGTGTTGATCCTCAGCCTGATCCTGGCTGGCTTCGATTTCGTCATCCAATGGATGATCGAAAAACTGTTCACGATGGGTCGTTGA
- the tuf gene encoding elongation factor Tu translates to MAKGKFERTKPHVNVGTIGHVDHGKTTLTAALTKVGAERFGGEFKAYDAIDAAPEEKARGITISTAHVEYESPNRHYAHVDCPGHADYVKNMITGAAQMDGAILVCSAADGPMPQTREHILLSRQVGVPHIVVFLNKADMVDDAELLELVEMEVRELLSKYDFPGDDTPIIHGSARLALEGDQSEIGVPAILKLVEALDTFIPEPERDIDKAFLMPVEDVFSISGRGTVVTGRIERGIIKVGDEIEIVGIRPVQKTTVTGVEMFRKLLDQGQAGDNAGLLLRGTKRDDVERGQVLAKPGSIKPHTEFESEVYVLSKDEGGRHTPFFKGYRPQFYFRTTDITGAVELPEGTEMVMPGDNVKMVVTLINPVAMDEGLRFAIREGGRTVGAGVVAKIIK, encoded by the coding sequence ATGGCAAAGGGTAAGTTCGAGCGCACCAAGCCGCACGTGAACGTGGGCACGATTGGTCACGTTGACCATGGCAAGACCACGCTGACCGCCGCACTGACCAAGGTCGGCGCCGAGCGTTTCGGTGGCGAGTTCAAGGCCTATGACGCGATCGACGCGGCGCCGGAAGAGAAGGCGCGCGGCATCACGATCTCGACCGCCCACGTGGAATACGAATCGCCGAACCGCCACTACGCGCACGTCGATTGCCCGGGCCATGCTGACTACGTCAAGAACATGATCACCGGTGCTGCGCAGATGGACGGCGCGATCCTGGTGTGCTCGGCCGCTGACGGCCCGATGCCGCAGACCCGCGAGCACATCCTGCTGTCGCGCCAGGTCGGCGTGCCGCACATCGTGGTGTTCCTGAACAAGGCTGACATGGTCGACGACGCCGAGCTGCTCGAGCTGGTCGAGATGGAAGTCCGTGAGCTGCTGAGCAAGTACGACTTCCCGGGCGACGACACTCCGATCATCCACGGCTCGGCCCGTCTGGCGCTGGAAGGCGACCAGAGCGAAATCGGCGTGCCGGCGATCCTGAAGCTGGTCGAAGCCCTCGACACCTTCATTCCGGAGCCGGAGCGCGACATCGACAAGGCATTCCTGATGCCAGTCGAAGACGTGTTCTCGATCTCGGGTCGCGGCACCGTGGTGACTGGTCGTATCGAGCGCGGCATCATCAAGGTTGGCGACGAAATCGAAATCGTCGGCATCCGTCCGGTGCAGAAGACCACCGTGACCGGCGTGGAAATGTTCCGCAAGCTGCTGGACCAGGGTCAGGCAGGCGACAACGCCGGTCTGCTGCTGCGCGGCACCAAGCGTGACGACGTCGAGCGCGGCCAGGTCCTGGCCAAGCCGGGTTCGATCAAGCCGCACACCGAGTTCGAGTCGGAAGTGTATGTGCTGTCGAAGGACGAAGGCGGCCGTCACACCCCGTTCTTCAAGGGCTACCGTCCGCAGTTCTACTTCCGTACCACCGACATCACCGGTGCGGTCGAGCTGCCGGAAGGCACCGAGATGGTGATGCCGGGTGACAACGTGAAGATGGTCGTGACCCTGATCAATCCGGTCGCCATGGACGAAGGTCTGCGCTTCGCGATTCGCGAAGGCGGTCGTACCGTCGGCGCCGGCGTCGTGGCCAAGATCATCAAGTGA
- a CDS encoding isovaleryl-CoA dehydrogenase: MDFSFDLGQDIDQLRDAVRAFSSSVIAPLAESADRDNAFPNALWPQLGEMGLLGLTVDEEYGGTNMGYLAHVVAMEEVSRACSAIGLSYGAHSNLCVNQLRKNGTTEQKARYLPKLVSGEHIGALAMSEVGAGSDVVSMKLRADKRGDRYVLNGSKMWITNGPDAHTLIVYAKTEPEAGPRGITAFIVERDFKGFSTAQKLDKLGMRGSNTCELVFNDCEVPEENILGGLNQGVKVLMSGLDYERVVLSGGPLGIMAACMDAVLPYVRERRQFGRPIGEFELMQGKLADMYVGFNACRAYVYAVAKACDRGETTRKDAAGAILYSAEKATWMAGQAIQSLGGNGYINDYPTGRLWRDAKLYEIGAGTSEIRRMLIGRELVGQG; this comes from the coding sequence ATGGATTTCAGCTTCGACCTCGGGCAGGACATCGACCAGCTGCGTGATGCGGTCCGCGCCTTTTCCAGCAGCGTGATCGCGCCGCTGGCCGAATCGGCCGATCGCGACAACGCCTTTCCCAACGCGCTGTGGCCGCAACTGGGCGAGATGGGCCTGCTGGGCCTGACCGTGGATGAGGAATACGGCGGCACGAACATGGGCTACCTGGCCCACGTGGTAGCCATGGAAGAGGTCTCGCGGGCGTGTTCGGCGATCGGGCTGTCCTATGGCGCCCATTCCAATCTGTGCGTGAACCAGCTGCGCAAGAACGGCACGACTGAGCAGAAAGCGCGCTACCTGCCAAAGCTGGTCAGCGGCGAGCATATCGGCGCACTGGCGATGAGCGAGGTCGGCGCCGGCTCGGACGTGGTCTCCATGAAGCTGCGCGCGGACAAACGCGGCGATCGCTATGTGCTCAACGGCAGCAAGATGTGGATCACCAACGGGCCGGACGCCCACACCCTGATTGTCTATGCCAAGACCGAACCGGAGGCCGGCCCGCGCGGGATCACCGCATTCATCGTGGAGCGGGATTTCAAGGGATTTTCGACCGCACAGAAGCTGGACAAGCTGGGTATGCGCGGCTCCAACACCTGCGAATTGGTGTTCAACGATTGCGAAGTACCCGAGGAAAACATCCTGGGCGGCCTCAACCAGGGCGTGAAAGTGTTGATGTCCGGCCTGGACTACGAGCGCGTGGTGCTGTCCGGTGGGCCACTGGGAATCATGGCCGCGTGCATGGATGCCGTGCTGCCCTATGTGCGCGAACGCCGCCAGTTCGGCCGGCCGATCGGGGAATTCGAGCTGATGCAGGGCAAGCTGGCCGACATGTACGTGGGCTTCAATGCCTGTCGTGCCTATGTCTACGCAGTGGCCAAGGCCTGCGACCGCGGCGAGACCACGCGCAAGGATGCCGCCGGCGCGATCCTGTACAGCGCGGAGAAGGCCACCTGGATGGCTGGCCAGGCGATCCAGTCGCTGGGCGGGAACGGTTACATCAACGACTACCCCACTGGCCGCCTGTGGCGCGACGCCAAGCTGTACGAAATCGGCGCCGGCACCTCGGAAATCCGGCGCATGCTGATCGGCCGCGAGCTGGTCGGCCAGGGTTGA
- the nusG gene encoding transcription termination/antitermination protein NusG encodes MKRWYVVHAYSGFEKSVAQALRDRIVRNGMEERFGDVLVPTEEVIEMRSGQKRRSERKFFPGYVLVQIETHEEAGIPRIDNESWHMVKETSKVLGFIGGTADRPLPIRDDEAAAILDRVQEGVEKPRPKVLFEPGEMVRVVDGPFNDFNGVVEEVNYEKSRLRVAVLIFGRSTPVELEFGQVEKA; translated from the coding sequence GTGAAGCGTTGGTACGTGGTACATGCCTATTCGGGCTTCGAGAAGTCGGTGGCGCAGGCGTTGCGCGATCGCATCGTTCGCAATGGCATGGAAGAGCGCTTCGGCGACGTGTTGGTCCCGACCGAAGAGGTCATCGAAATGCGCTCCGGCCAGAAGCGTCGTTCCGAGCGCAAGTTCTTCCCCGGCTACGTGCTGGTGCAGATCGAGACCCACGAAGAGGCTGGCATCCCGCGCATCGACAACGAGTCGTGGCACATGGTGAAGGAGACCAGCAAGGTGCTGGGCTTCATCGGTGGTACCGCGGATCGTCCGCTGCCGATCCGTGACGACGAGGCGGCTGCGATCCTGGACCGTGTTCAGGAAGGTGTCGAGAAGCCGCGTCCGAAGGTGTTGTTCGAGCCGGGCGAGATGGTTCGCGTGGTCGACGGCCCGTTCAACGACTTCAACGGCGTGGTCGAAGAAGTCAACTACGAAAAGAGCCGCTTGCGCGTCGCGGTGCTCATTTTCGGGCGTTCCACCCCGGTGGAGCTGGAATTCGGTCAGGTCGAGAAGGCCTGA
- the rplJ gene encoding 50S ribosomal protein L10: protein MALNLSQKQEVVAELAEVAAKAHSLIAAEYAGTTVSQMTAMRKQARESGVYLRVVKNTLAARAVEGTEYECTKDSLVGPLLYAFSTEEPGAAGRLIKEFAKSNDKLQPKVVAVGGQLYPASHVDVLASLPTLDQALAMLARVLAEPATMFARAVKAVADQQGGGDEAAPVEAEASAEAPAESA from the coding sequence ATGGCTCTCAATCTGTCCCAGAAGCAAGAAGTTGTCGCCGAGCTGGCAGAAGTCGCTGCCAAGGCGCACTCCTTGATCGCCGCCGAATACGCAGGCACCACGGTCAGTCAGATGACCGCGATGCGCAAGCAGGCGCGTGAGTCCGGCGTGTACCTGCGGGTCGTCAAGAACACCTTGGCCGCCCGTGCAGTGGAAGGTACCGAATACGAGTGCACCAAGGACTCGTTGGTCGGCCCGCTGCTGTATGCGTTCTCGACCGAGGAGCCCGGCGCTGCCGGTCGCCTGATCAAGGAATTCGCCAAGAGCAACGACAAGCTGCAGCCCAAGGTTGTCGCCGTCGGTGGCCAGCTGTACCCGGCCAGCCACGTCGATGTCCTGGCTTCGCTGCCCACGCTCGATCAGGCCCTGGCCATGCTGGCCCGCGTCCTGGCCGAACCCGCCACGATGTTCGCCCGCGCCGTCAAGGCCGTGGCCGACCAGCAGGGCGGTGGCGACGAAGCGGCTCCGGTCGAAGCGGAAGCTTCCGCTGAAGCCCCGGCTGAATCGGCTTAA